A single Muntiacus reevesi chromosome 9, mMunRee1.1, whole genome shotgun sequence DNA region contains:
- the LOC136175917 gene encoding olfactory receptor 2AG2-like gives MELCNSTLESGFILVGILTDSGSPGLLYTTISVLYTLALTSNGLLLLVITVDARLHVPMYLLLGQLSLMDLMLTSVVIPKTLVDYLRGENAISFEGCALQIFLVLTLGGAEGLLLAFMAYDRYVAICHPLNYTVLMRPRICWLMMATSWILAFLNSVIHTSYTMHFPFCMTREIRHLLCEIPPLLKLACADTSRYEFMVYVSGSIFLMPSLAAILASYMFVLVAVLHMSSGEGRQKALLTCSSHLTVVGMYYGAAMFMYVQPSSYHSPRQDNILSVFYTVITPALNPLIYSLRNKEVMGAFRRVLGRFSFIQDGGCHIEAL, from the coding sequence ATGGAGCTCTGTAACTCCACCTTGGAAAGTGGTTTCATCTTGGTGGGGATTCTGACCGACAGTGGGTCTCCTGGACTGCTCTACACTACAATCTCAGTCCTGTACACTCTGGCCCTCACCAGCAATGGCCTGCTGCTCCTGGTCATCACGGTGGATGCCCGGCTCCACGTGCCCATGTACCTCCTGCTCGGCCAGCTTTCTCTCATGGATTTGATGCTTACATCTGTAGTTATTCCTAAAACACTTGTGGATTATCTGCGTGGAGAGAATGCCATCTCCTTTGAGGGCTGTGCCCTTCAGATATTCCTAGTACTGACCCTTGGTGGTGCAGAGGGCCTCTTATTGGCCTTCATGGCCTATGACAGGTATGTGGCCATTTGTCATCCTCTGAACTACACGGTGCTCATGAGGCCCAGGATCTGCTGGCTCATGATGGCCACATCTTGGATCCTGGCATTCCTGAATTCTGTGATACACACTTCATATACCATGCATTTTCCTTTCTGTATGACCCGGGAAATCAGGCACCTCCTCTGTGAGATCCCACCCTTGCTGAAATTGGCCTGTGCAGATACCTCCAGATACGAGTTCATGGTGTATGTGTCAGGTTCCATCTTTCTCATGCCTTCCCTTGCTGCTATCCTTGCCTCTTATATGTTTGTCCTGGTTGCTGTCCTTCACATGTCCTCAGGAGAAGGAAGGCAGAAAGCCCTCCTCACATGTTCTTCTCATCTGACTGTGGTGGGGATGTACTATGGAGCTGCCATGTTTATGTATGTCCAGCCCAGCTCCTACCACAGTCCCCGACAGGACAACATCCTCTCTGTATTTTACACTGTCATTACTCCAGCACTGAACCCTCTCATCTATAGTCTGAGAAACAAGGAGGTAATGGGGGCCTTCAGGAGAGTATTAGGGAGGTTTTCTTTTATCCAGGATGGTGGCTGTCATATTGAAGCCCTATAA
- the LOC136175918 gene encoding olfactory receptor 6B9-like: MWKENITHVSEFVLVGFPTYPWLQVLLFLLFLITYLFVLLENAVIILTVWVTGSLHKPMYYFLGTMSFLETWYISVTVPKMLAGFLLCPNTISFSGCMTQLYFFMSLACTECVLLAAMAYDRYVAICWPLRYPVMMTTELCVQLTISSWLSGFTVSMAKVYFISQVSFCGNNILNHFFCDVSPILTLACMDSSVAEMVDFVLAIIILVFPLSATILSYAFIVSAILHIPSATGQRKTFSTCASHLVVVVIFYTAVIFMYVRPRAIASFNSNKLISAIYAVFTPMLNPIIYCLRNKEVKNAIRKTMASGQEAHTKRSSAIVNPSLSLTCQATAPVTHPLRKQAGRAPLRERQLRGHLGTPEAGCWGQQQAEPTVPVASDSDHDCLTCQPSLCGHHVVCSLHASATKGWRTTLLEQPGALDSPAFWSRTFLLWVQWQ, encoded by the exons ATGTGGAAGGAAAATATCACTCATGTTAGTGAATTTGTCCTGGTGGGCTTCCCCACTTACCCTTGGCTGCAAGttctgcttttcctcctcttcctcatcacCTACCTGTTTGTGCTGTTGGAGAATGCAGTCATCATCCTCACTGTCTGGGTAACTGGATCCCTGCACAAGCCCATGTATTACTTTCTGGGCACCATGTCCTTTCTGGAGACCTGGTATATATCTGTCACAGTCCCCAAGATGCTGGCTGGATTCCTGCTTTGTCCCAATACCATCTCCTTCTCGGGATGCATGACCCAACTCTATTTCTTCATGTCACTTGCCTGTACTGAGTGTGTGCTCTTGGctgccatggcctatgaccgttaTGTGGCTATATGTTGGCCTCTTCGCTATCCGGTTATGATGACCACAGAACTTTGTGTTCAGCTAACCATCAGTTCCTGGCTGAGTGGCTTTACTGTCTCCATGGCAAAAGTATACTTCATCTCCCAAGTTTCCTTCTGTGGTAATAATATCTTGAACCATTTTTTCTGTGATGTTTCCCCCATCCTCACACTGGCTTGCATGGACTCGTCTGTGGCAGAGATGGTAGACTTTGTGCTAGCCATCATCATCCTTGTGTTTCCTCTCTCAGCCACCATCCTTTCCTATGCCTTCATTGTCTCTGCCATCCTGCACATTCCTTCAGCCACTGGGCAGCGGAAGACCTTCTCTACCTGTGCTTCTCACCTTGTAGTGGTAGTCATCTTCTACACAGCCGTGATCTTCATGTATGTCCGACCTCGGGCCATTGCTTCATTCAATTCTAACAAATTGATCTCAGCCATATATGCAGTCTTTACTCCCATGCTCAACCCTATCATCTACTGCCTGAGGAACAAGGAGGTCAAAAATGCCATCAGAAAAACCATGGCAAGTGGCCAA GAGGCACATACAAAAAGAAGTTCTGCAATAGTCAAT CCCTCACTGAGCCTAACCTGTCAGGCCACTGCTCCCGTCACTCACCCACTGCGCAAGCAGGCAGGCAGGGCTCCGCTCCGGGAGCGTCAGCTCCGGGGCCACCTCGGCACTCCTGAGGCTGGCTGCTGGGGCCAGCAGCAGGCTGAGCCCACAGTGCCTGTTGCCTCAGACAGTGATCATGATTGCCTGACGTGTCAGCCATCTTTATGTGGCCACCATGTTGTCTGCAGCCTGCACGCCTCGGCCACCAAGGGCTGGAGGACGACACTGCTGGAGCAACCTGGTGCTCTGGACTCGCCGGCTTTCTGGAGTCGCACCTTTCTGCTCTGGGTGCAGTGGCAGTGA